One region of Acanthopagrus latus isolate v.2019 chromosome 24, fAcaLat1.1, whole genome shotgun sequence genomic DNA includes:
- the cldn10a gene encoding claudin-10a: MGNMATEITAFLLTISGWILVSSTLPTDYWKVSSVDGTVITTATFWSNLWKTCVTDSTGVSNCKDFPSMLALDAYIQVCRGLMIASVCLGFFGAILSLVGMKCTKIGGSETTKARLTVLSGFHFILNGLCSLTACSIYAHRITTDFFDPLFVAQKFELGAALFIGWAGSVLCILGGLIFCLSLSEGFSMRAEYSYSGAASFVTARNKHSKTANSLQRETGGPSRQFGRNAYV; this comes from the exons ATGGGCAACATGGCAACAGAGATCACTGCCTTTCTCCTGACCATCTCGGGTTGGATCCTGGTGTCATCCACACTGCCTACTGACTACTGGAAGGTGTCCTCTGTGGACGGGACGGTCATCACCACAGCTACCTTCTGGTCCAACTTATGGAAAACATGTGTGACTGATTCCACTGGTGTGTCCAACTGTAAGGACTTTCCTTCAATGCTGGCTCTGGATG CCTATATCCAGGTGTGCAGGGGTCTGATGATCGCCTCGGTGTGTCTGGGTTTCTTTGGTGCCATCCTCTCCTTGGTAGGAATGAAATGCACGAAAATAGGAGGCTCAGAGACCACCAAGGCTCGCCTGACCGTCCTCTCGGGCTTCCACTTCATTCTGAATG gcctctgctctctgactgCATGCTCCATATACGCTCACAGGATCACAACCGACTTCTTTGACCCGCTCTTTGTTGCTCAGAA GTTTGAGTTGGGAGCAGCTCTCTTCATCGGCTGGGCTGGATCTGTGCTGTGTATCCTCGGAGGACTtatcttctgtctctccctctccgaaGGCTTTAGCATGAG agcTGAATACTCCTACAGTGGAGCGGCGTCATTCGTGACAGCACGCAACAAGCACAGCAAGACAGCCAACAGCCTCCAGAGGGAAACGGGAGGGCCATCGAGACAGTTTGGAAGAAATGCCTATGTTTGA
- the LOC119015073 gene encoding claudin-10-like, translated as MKIRVVQIWGFLMTVLGWIFVACTMAMEGWKITSIGGMGGSSIIKVAWYWSSLWRSCFTDSTAVSNCYDYPMLWSVEGSIQIVRGLLMTALSLGMLGFVLSLLGMECTFIGGKDRSKYKKIYAGGWCHIISGLLSISGYSVYAQYVSVEYFNPDFDGLKFDLGTPIFLGLVGSCFHMTGGFFYLWSVCKPLCGGEVTIINVQPLPDPKQTKSTTALSTVSGITSKTKVSSISELSSRSERSDVSGISSTSERTSRSGRTAKSGRSSRTGQTTRSAGSAGSRSGSSSGSGSESGLSSRSSVSTLSGSRSSGSSRTVSSLSGSSRSEKMPFIRNSYI; from the exons ATGAAGATTCGCGTGGTCCAGATCTGGGGCTTCCTGATGACCGTGTTGGGATGGATCTTCGTGGCCTGCACCATGGCCATGGAGGGCTGGAAGATCACCTCAATCGGGGGCATGGGGGGCTCTTCCATCATCAAGGTGGCCTGGTACTGGTCCAGCCTGTGGAGATCCTGTTTTACAGACTCGACCGCTGTCAGCAACTGTTACGACTACCCCATGCTCTGGTCCGTTGAGG GCTCCATCCAGATCGTGCGAGGCCTGCTGATGACAGCTCTTTCCCTGGGCATGCTGGGCTTTGTGCTCAGCCTGCTGGGGATGGAGTGCACCTTCATCGGGGGAAAGGACAGATCAAAGTACAAGAAGATCTACGCTGGTGGATGGTGCCACATTATCAGCG GTCTGCTGTCCATATCAGGGTACAGTGTTTATGCACAGTACGTCTCCGTAGAGTACTTCAACCCCGACTTTGACGGACTGAA GTTCGACCTCGGCACCCCGATCTTCCTCGGCTTGGTCGGCTCATGCTTCCACATGACTGGCGGCTTCTTCTATCTGTGGTCGGTGTGTAAGCCACTCTGTGGGGGAGAGGTCAc gatAATCAATGTCCAGCCACTACCAGACCCCAAGCAAACCAAGTCCACCACAGCTCTGTCCACAGTGTCCGGCATCACCTCCAAGACCAAAGTTTCGTCCATTTCCGAGCTGTCGTCCAGGTCTGAGCGCTCAGACGTGTCCGGCATTTCCTCGACATCGGAACGCACATCAAGATCCGGACGCACAGCCAAGTCGGGGCGGTCGTCGAGGACTGGGCAAACCACCAGGTCTGCGGGGTCTGCGGGGTCCAGGTCTGGATCAAGCTCGGGGTCAGGGTCAGAGTCCGGCCTCTCGTCAAGGTCGAGTGTATCAACTTTGTCTGGATCAaggagcagcggcagcagccgGACGGTGTCATCATTGTCGGGCAGTTCGAGGAGTGAGAAAATGCCGTTCATCAGAAACTCCTATATTTGA